The Bradysia coprophila strain Holo2 chromosome III, BU_Bcop_v1, whole genome shotgun sequence region TGTGTGCTCTCATTTCCCATTTTACAGATTACAGTCTTAGCGATTTGAGTCATCTAGATAATTGACAAAGAAGTAAATTTTGGTCTCATTTTAAGAACAAAATCAGTTGTGTGACTTATGTGCTACTAAGGAAACATAATTTGCGAACACAAACAGTATAGTACGTTGGATCTAAGTCAGAGGatcttttgattaaaattgtgGAACAAGACATTCTGTGTCCACCTTTTAAGGAATAATCATCGTCTTGTAATTTTGTGTGGAGCATTTTTGTAAGACGATACGACAAGTAAAGCATTAAAACCCCCTCCAAAATGGCTAGACACCATGAGACGGTTTTCGCAATTCTTCTGATAATTGTAACAAAATCAAATGCTGATTTGGACAATCTAAATGTACCGTGCAAATATCTGGACTCGATCAACATAACAAATGGGATCAGGAATACTGATGACGACTCCATTATGTTCGAGGGCATTTCATATCCCAAAACATTACACGCAACTTACGATTACGCATTCATAAATGAATCATATCGACAACGAGAAGCGCCACACGAACGAGGTTGCATTTGTGCCATGGATCCATTAAAGCCATGTGTGCGAATGTGCTGTCCGCGTGGACAATATTTGACACCAGGTTTGAATGGAAGTTCTTGtgctaaaaatgaaaacgttttcaatATGTCTGTAACGGTTTCCGATGGTGAAAGATTCTCGGaaggaaacatttttgatttttttaattatgtgGTGGGAAAACCTTGCGCCGGTATTAATAAGATGGAACCAGCAGAGAGGCAAGAAGATGTTTGGGTATTATTAAAGGTGATAAATCATGATACATGAACATTTTCTGTAGAAGTCTATTTTTACTGTCAATTCCTAATCTAGAACGGAACTATTTTGAGGGGTGATCCTATAATTGAGACTTTAGACAAAAACAAATACTGTTTTACTGCCATGGTAGGCAGTAATGACACCTTCGAAACAACATTATTGACTTGTTTCAAGGAGCCAGATCGAACAAGGGATTATTGGGTTTTGTGTGGTGAGTGATAGCTTAAGACGAAATGACCATATTCCATTTTATGGAGAACACAATAAGTATTTTAAATGATACACATTACCACAGGAATGTTCATCAGCGTACCGTTTCTAGTAGCAACAATAATAGTCTATACCATTCTCCCTGAGTTAAGGAACGTGCACGGAAAATCACTTGTGAGCTACCTATGCGCATTAGTGGTTGGATACGTAACTCTTGCTTTAATTAAACTAAATGGATCGACGTACATCGAGCCAGTATTGTGTCGCACGATAGGCTACATAACTTACTTTGCCTTTTTGTCTGCATTCTTTTGGCTAAATGTAATTAGTTTCGACTTATGGCGCAATTTTTGGTTTGTACATTAAATTAGTACCATTTCCATTGCTCTGATTAATGGGTGTTCGACTGTTCTGTTCAAATTATATAGCGGTATTCACAGCAGACGAAGTAATACCCATgatttgaaaaagtttgtcTACTTCTCGCTATATGCATGGGGATCCACTATGCTTATGGTTGCGATATGTATAGCAATGGATAATTCCCCAAGTGTACCAACCGATTTCCAGCCAGCAATCGGAATTCGCGAGTGCTTCTTAGGAAGTAAGTAATTCTATAAGGCGGGCAAATAGGTCTAtgattggaaatatttgaatctTACAGCGTCACGATGGTCACAATTGCTGTATTTGTATTTGCCAATCATGATGATAATGACCAgcaatctaattttttttgtgttgactTCCTGGAAAATTAGAAAAGTTCAAATGGAAGTGGAGAAAATGACCAATAAAGCGGACagtaaaattcatcgaaaaaattTGGATAAGGAAAGAGCCAAGTAAGATTTACAAAGTTATGCAGTCCATAATTGTTTGGGCTGCCTTCAGTAAAATGGATGAAAAACTCAGATCTATTCGAAATGTATTAAGAGCGTAACAacactttccattttccagTCACGGACTTTTTATGCGGCTATTTATAGTAATGGGTGTAACATGGTCTATGGAACCGATCTCATGGATAATTTCACCAGAAGGAACGTATTTCTATCCAACAGATGTGATGAATGCCATACAAGGTGTTATAATCTTTTTCCTGTTCGTGTTGAGAGCAAGAGTAAAACAACTTATGGTGAAAaggtaatttttttcataatatgTTTACCACTATGACTGTGATGTCTTGAAGCATTACTGAGTCCCatctgttgggtgggtcagatcccttgactgtcttaataaatttttgtaattttaatgatAACTTAATTTTGATGGTCACAAAAACATCATTAAAATCTCTCATTAAAATATCTTCATTTCTTGGTACAAGCTACACACATTTCCTCCCATTTTACGTACATTTTCTGACGTACAATAAGGATTGAATGAAGATTCTCAGTgcaattgaattaattaataacAATTTACCAAGAAACCATGATGGCACATTTTGACaatataaattaatgaaaaatgtagCATGATCCACATTTTTGTAtacatttgcacaaaaatgagccatcattggttcatggtaaaaaatagACGTGAAGAATGTCTCGGCCAAAAATATTGCGCTAAGTTCTATTTGTCAACATTTTAGGTGGCAAATATGGCGAGGTAAACTACAATCGAAAAGGAGTGTAACAACAACACGAAACTCTGCCACCGGCGTCACTATTATGGACGACAACAATCATACCGATGTGGAAATGACGTCGAACAATTAGGGGTACACAAAAAAAGGCTATAAGCCTCGCCATAAGCACTATTTTGTCTGCACGTAAATGTTAAAgttaagtgtccattccactcaacaaaaagtactccgtgagagggccgtgagagagcaaactgtcaaataaacaaaggaaaaatttaaaaaattcaattttgtctctcacacggagtacttttttggtaagaggaaactaagcattagcCTCTAAAGTCACCTTGTTGTCTTCTAATTTTAAATGATCACTCATGTGAGTCACATTATTTTACCTTATTATACGTATTGTGTTAATTAACTGAGAACTTCAGTCTGAAATTGTTGCATTACAAATTGAAAGGAAGATTTGCACATCCCATTCATATTTTAAAAGACTTATTGACGGTATGAAAGTTTTAGGTGGTCTTAGGTGTATTTAAAGTCCAGTCAGAAATTTTGTATCTTTTTAGTACAAGAGCAACGGACCACGAATTTTACGTATTTTACGTATTATAATTCACCTTTCTAGTCATGGACCTTTCAATTGATATTTAAATATGTATCTCTAACTAGACCACGAATCGATTTTTATCATCTGGAGATGTAATGTCAATTTCttagttaaaaaaattatattgtgCTAACCACAGCGCTAGCTTCTTAAATATTAATGAAACCAACTAACCAAATAcgtacaattttaattttgccaTATGTTCTAGAAACGTTTTTATTCACAACGATGACGAATTCTTGTTACCAATAAACAACCCATTATAATATTCATGTGCATGTACAGTACATACTGTATGAGTGGCATAAATGtttcggaaaataaaaatacttcGAAATAAATAACATCGCTTGATTAAGGAGTGTTTATAccaaatttacataaatttttttattagacgGGGCGACCTTTAGTCCTTGTAGTTGTTTAGCATATGCTCAGAAAATGCTTGATGGGCGAAAAGAGAAACGACGAAAAGTGTCCCAGTTTTCTAACGACTTACATAGTCTTTACATAGTAGATCGTTTCCAAACAGTACTAAATCAATTACATTAGCGAGTATGATAATGACactaaatttagaaaaaaaaactgcgaaATTTTTTACGATCATCAGGGATACACTTCCGATAAAAACATACAAACGCTatatgaaataaagaaaatattttttggaggTATGTATTACGAGTAAAACTTTTTGCTACCGACAACGACGTCATAAATGAACAATTAGCCCTGCACTTCAGTATTTCATTATTTGCGGTGCTctattttattgtgaaaaacttcactctggtaaataTCTGTTATATGTCCTCCCTGTGAAGTTAGTTGACAAAGAAAATAGAGCGCTaacattttggtaaatttacgGCAAACATACTAGAAATACAACAgaattccacaaaaaaaaaacattacatgTGTTGAATTACCTTAGTTCAACGATAGTTCAACGATTCGATTAATAACTATCCCCTAAATGCCGTTGTGAAAGGCTAATGAAGATGTACGACTATTTCTCTGCATTGAATCGGTAGTCTCAATAAATCATGAAACTAAGGTTACccccatcgatataatatagggtagataagtaatgtcaaagTAACTTTATGCGCAAAGATCACATggatgtatgtgtaacgtaacttacgttttGAGAAAGCGCGCGAAGTAATGTCATACAATAAATCTATTTATTGAACTCAAACTTCAAAATTACATTCGATGATTTACAAGTAAAAAACTTGGTCAAGTTTCGTCGTGGGAGGGAGAGTCCCCATTATAGACGAAGCATTGGCACGCTGAATGGCTATCGAGATCCGCTGAATTAGATAGCTGTGAGAACGACGATCGCCGGTCACGTCATTGAGCATCGGACCGATTTTATTAATCAATTGAAGGGCTTCGACTGACCAACAACCTAATGTTTCTACAGCAAACGCGTTGAAAACGTAGTTATTGGATTTCAGCTCGCTGTATTTAGTGTGCTTGGAAGACGATGCCAATTCTGCGGTTCGTCTTGCACTTTTCGATGAAATTCTCACATGGCTGTCTGCAAGTGTGTCCCAACACGTAGCGTCCCAGACGAGGTGCTGACCACGGGACCATGGAACTAGCGTTAAACCGTCTGGTCTCTTACCGTCGTTTCGAAAAAGACCCGGTGGTTCCAGTGTTGATGGAAAATTGATTGCGTTCaatgtcatacaaatatttgaaaataattgaaactctgcatttctcaatttcctttttctcttcgttttgtgttgtgattcgtattttttgcacttgtatgtgtgctatatttctggaatttcgttcttcgtgtctcattatctacagcatattatatcgatggttaCCCCAAGGAGTAACTATTATTAAATGTGAAACAAGGATATTGtgtaaatgtacaaaaaaatacgaaatattgcgtgcgtatgaatttcattaaatatgGCTCATAGCCATACACATTTTTATGGTATAGTAATagtaataaagaaaaaaattagcaAGGTGGAATGTGTTAACCGAAAATATGTTAAGCGATCATCTATACAAAGTGGTAgtgtttacattttatattattagcTTGAcctttaaatacaaaatataaatttttatttttgaattgttgAAGCGATTAGATCGATTAGATCAACAGAGTAGAATGGAATATTAGGTAGTCTGCATAGCAGATGCAGTTAAGAatagaaaagatttttaaaattgaaactgaTACCTCTGGTTTTATAAAGCAAAGTCAAATTAATGAAGCATACAAGTTTTATATGGatctattgaaaatacttagatcggAGGATGTAAATATGTTTTGATAAGTACCTGTGTAAGATTATTACTTCTGTCCTAACTTATTTCTACGAGATATGaacttcattaatttaaaactcGGCTTTAAGACGCAGTTTCTTACCAGAGACCACATTAATTAGAGCTAATCACTCATTTTAGTATTTGCCGATAACATATGACATGGATGTGCGTAAAGGGAACTGCATTACATGAGATTTCTAGTATTTATACACACATAAATACATGGAACGTTTTATCAGTCCCAGTTTCAATGTCGCGGTTTTTTGTTGGAATGAATTTTATGCGACATTGTTCTCTTACGTAGATTgtttattaattttgaattaattttcgcttgcaatctcaataaaaataatttgcatttCGTGCTTGCATAGAAAACAAATCTGAAGTCTAAGCAACAGAAGCTGAAGTAATCTCGATTATATTTCAATGTATAATTACCCAAAACCTGATTAACTCACAAACGTATTTTTATCAACCATCCTACTATGGCTCAACATGAAACGTTTACAATGTTAGTCTAAGGACGTCGTATCGCAGTTTAGTTCCCAGTTTCATAGGGAAAGTTCTTACAATACCCCTTCACATTTTCATAGCCTCTCTTAGAACTCcctttttgttcaaaattaaatgatcCCATGCCGatctatacatatatataagaCTTTCATCTTCTTTACGATgtgtaattgatttttctaCTGAGAAATCATGTATCCAAAATCTAAACCATTCTAAGTATTCGCTTTTCTGTTTCGCGCCGAACATCTTGATctcataaattttataatgaaTCGAATGCAAATTCAAAACCTTCTTTAAGATGCTCACTGCAAGACGCTTATATACATAGACGAGTAAACAAACACGCgtaaaatttacattgaaatttgCAATACTAACACAACGATAACCATGTCcgttccactcaacaaaaaagcTAAAGGCATATAAGCTGCAATGGTGCGAAATCCTATTTCCAACGAACGGTATTGTAATCATATCACTGTCGTATATATTTTTGCTCAAATAAGTTCCATATCGTCCGAAATATGGCTTACTCGCtctaaccgtttttttttcttcttttttttttactttttttcagagaatgtgcTATCGTACGGCTTGATGGATGATTCAGTATCCTCAAACCGATGGTGTTAGTCGGATTAAAGTCATCAAATCTCGCGCACAAAACGTTTATAGTTTGTTTTGTACAAATCAAAAGAAAGATAAACTGAAAAATCCTCaagttgtaaatttttatCGTTCCATGTGGAATAGTGAAGTTAACATTTTGAGCAAGTGTTGCAGAATATTATACTTAAATTGGTGAATCGGTCTGTTATTTTCAAAGTATTATCGAAGCTTCTCTGTCGATATGTATCATTATTTTGCAATTGAAAGTGACACCGTAGTACCGGTTGAGTATGTGAtaatatttaaagtttaaatgtACTGGAAACTGGTTTTCTTAGTTCGATAGAAACacagagagagaaaaaattgaaatttaccaaagaaattgtttaacaacaaaattttgaaacgattttttttcgctgttgTGATTATTTGATTCGGTTGCCTAACTAAATGATAAACACTATttgtgaaatataaatttgcataaatgGTAAAATCGTTACCTTTAACAAAATCCGTGCAAATCTTAGTGTAAATTAAGTCGAATacaattttatcgaattttggTGGAATTTTATACGTAACGTCCACTCTAGTGTGTTatctgaaatttaaatttttattttgaatgtcgAGCTGGTGATTCAGAGTCGTTCAATATTATTGTTATCGAAATGAACTTTAGAAATACCTTCACGGTATGAAAAAAGGTGTCATCACAAGGAACtgttcaatcaaaaataaataaataaatcagtgTGTGACTTTCACAGTATTTTTTGTTAGTAAAATGTGCTTAGTAATGTGTTGAAATGTCGACTGGATCGGAATAAATTGTTAATATTGTACAAAAGGTGTTTCGTAGGAAAAAGGTTGGTCAATTTATTTGTACACTTTTTTACCTGTTATGTACTGTACTTTGCACAAATATAACAACTGAGCAGAAGATGGGGCGTGttgttttgtatggaaatacACTTGTTGATTTATCGTCGCCTTAGTTATTATCAGAAACAATGAAACGAttttaaattatgaaattgaCTGATGTTAGTGCattttaaatcgaatttttggTTTAGAACAGACATCAAACCAAAGAATTGTGTTGAGGAAAGAAAAATTCCCTGAGGTGACTGAGGTGGTAATTTAGGATTTCTGAGAGTTCAATATAGATTTTCGTAGTAATATAATAGTGGGATTGCTCTCTTTGTATTTACCTACAAACTTATGCACACTTCGGTCGGGTTAGTTGAGCTATATAACTATACTATTAACcatatttttccttcattGTATCTTCAGCTTAGTCTATTTGAATGCTGGGTGAATCAGTGGATATGAatttaaatagttatttacgtaatGTCTTAAACGATTGATTTTAGCCAATTTCGCGAGTTTTTTTAGCGTGAACGAAGTTTTTCCTCATTGTCCTCACTTTCATCCAGGAAATAGTATCTTGTGAACCCAGTCGTGAAATGTTGATCTGATCAGCACTAGTCCTAAGTTTTCCTTTCGAACGTAGCTAATGAGGAAAATCAGGACATATGCTGAGAAATATACCATTAAACGCTCACTGATATGAGAATATCGTGAATATAAGAGTATATCAACGCTGCGCTTGTTTACTCTTAgtcacttttcattttgaattttcagtgGACTTAATTTGTTCTTTTAAACATTCGTACTATAACACACATTCccaatgtttcaattttgtaacCATATGATTCAAAAGCTTCTATCTAAATATTAATAAAGTTATCCCGTATTTTCCTGGATTTTCCAGCCAGCAGGACATGCGCCGCTTAATGACCTTACATTATAACACGCTGTTATGACGACGTTAGTAATTTTGTGTTATTCGTAGACGTGTAGTGACAAGCTAAGAAAAATTAACGTCTTTCTAGCATGCATTGTTGTGGGATTCCCATTATACAAgtactcaattttttgttgtccgctttaatttacaaagttgtgatcatttgtttgaaaaaaaaagtataaaaaacgttttgttcaaTCGCTGTAAGAGAAACATTTGCACGTCGCGCTTATATGAGAACACCAATgtataaatgtttgttttgcgttttttcttctcattAAAATAGAACAACAAGCGATTTTCGGATAGAGTCATAAAGTATTGTCTGAGAGGCTACACTCGTAATTTAGTTAGACagtaacaataaatttgttacatATTCCTGGGATCCGAACTTTATTTTCCATTACTAATAACTTTTATGAAAACTATTTCCCatttaatagtagattacgtatCTGTGGGAGCAAGTTTCCATTTAATGATGGAAAATGGATACGAGGGTGACACATTCATCCgagtaaatccattttccatcATAATCCCATAGGTGCGCACGCGACAAAGCAAAATACTGAGTTCAATAACAGGATATTAcgtaagtttgttgttttggcaagtgtgAACTTtccggaacgagccgaaggcgagtgaaGTAACCACATGCTTGTGCACGGTAACTGTATTTTCACCGTCACAAACAGTTACGTAAAGTATATTTTACCTTGcataagcatgtaatagtTTTCTActtgctacatgcgtcgaaaaccggacttttcatgtttcaagcacaagcatgtaaaatccatacACGGGATAAAAATCGGCTTCGCCGAGCGCCGAGGATCAACAaagttcacacgaaaactctacttttcatctttttattcatAGTTaggtaaaataatatttcatgcTGTGATTTCCCAAACCAATTCTCTTGTTTTCTCTAGTAATATAATAAgctattcgaccctagaaaaatcaaaatctcgCGACATAATTCTACTCTCGTCAAACCAGATGAGGTAAATTAACCAAATTACCCATGTAAAATATAGGTGGCATTTCGAGTTCCAGGCTTTAAAACTATGCCATAACTACACTACTTGACATGAAAGTTTTTCGTTGTAACTCAGGCTTGACCTTTCCTGTACGACTTCCACTTTTCTTCTTGGGAACTGTTtgtaaacaattaaaaatcaattctttCGAGCGTATTATGAGGAACCC contains the following coding sequences:
- the LOC119074718 gene encoding G-protein coupled receptor Mth2-like; translated protein: MARHHETVFAILLIIVTKSNADLDNLNVPCKYLDSINITNGIRNTDDDSIMFEGISYPKTLHATYDYAFINESYRQREAPHERGCICAMDPLKPCVRMCCPRGQYLTPGLNGSSCAKNENVFNMSVTVSDGERFSEGNIFDFFNYVVGKPCAGINKMEPAERQEDVWVLLKNGTILRGDPIIETLDKNKYCFTAMVGSNDTFETTLLTCFKEPDRTRDYWVLCGMFISVPFLVATIIVYTILPELRNVHGKSLVSYLCALVVGYVTLALIKLNGSTYIEPVLCRTIGYITYFAFLSAFFWLNVISFDLWRNFCGIHSRRSNTHDLKKFVYFSLYAWGSTMLMVAICIAMDNSPSVPTDFQPAIGIRECFLGTSRWSQLLYLYLPIMMIMTSNLIFFVLTSWKIRKVQMEVEKMTNKADSKIHRKNLDKERANHGLFMRLFIVMGVTWSMEPISWIISPEGTYFYPTDVMNAIQGVIIFFLFVLRARVKQLMVKRWQIWRGKLQSKRSVTTTRNSATGVTIMDDNNHTDVEMTSNN